A part of Pirellulaceae bacterium genomic DNA contains:
- a CDS encoding aspartate aminotransferase family protein encodes MTKQHATAVPAMETPAIEHPAEPQSNQWRQRMQRVEPLALRTFTPTQAILARSAGSYHWTSDGRKLADFTSGVLVANLGHNPTRWWQRVLKYLGLERFPNEPAGQPESPAGYFPALPLTAYNAVTELEVMACERLLANMQGQPGGQRMERVMWAASGSEAIQKALWAALALDRNRNLILATRGGFHGKKGLAGAVTGSEQDADRDPRVRFIGFPKQECINVHRREQPIDLAIYQRELEEISKQCGNRIACLITEPYLGGGGSFHPQPEYLQLLEHFCRQHQALLILDEIQANFGRTGPMYAYTRYGIQPDIVCLGKGLGNGIPVSAAVGRSDVFAALAYGEGSDTWSANPLASAGVLATLDEFEATDVLQHASQLSEVIRQGLLRLQDTGLIAHVRGEGCVWGIECQAAGGRSAQQVAVEIVHACYLGGADGLAIHLLGPLAGTVIRISPPLTMPCDEAQRYLEAMYRIVSQNLL; translated from the coding sequence ATGACGAAACAGCATGCCACTGCGGTTCCTGCTATGGAAACTCCAGCCATTGAACATCCCGCTGAACCGCAGTCCAACCAGTGGCGGCAGAGAATGCAACGGGTTGAACCGCTGGCACTGCGGACCTTTACGCCCACTCAGGCCATCTTGGCACGCAGCGCGGGCAGCTATCACTGGACATCCGATGGCCGCAAGTTGGCCGATTTCACTTCGGGTGTGTTGGTTGCCAATTTAGGTCACAACCCGACCCGTTGGTGGCAGAGGGTTCTGAAGTACTTGGGACTGGAGCGGTTTCCAAATGAACCTGCAGGCCAACCAGAAAGTCCAGCAGGCTACTTTCCCGCATTACCACTGACCGCCTACAACGCCGTGACAGAATTAGAGGTCATGGCCTGCGAACGTCTGTTGGCCAATATGCAAGGGCAGCCTGGCGGCCAGCGGATGGAGCGCGTGATGTGGGCGGCCAGTGGCAGCGAAGCCATTCAAAAGGCGCTGTGGGCAGCGTTGGCGCTGGATCGAAATCGCAATCTGATTTTGGCTACGCGCGGCGGATTTCATGGCAAGAAGGGGCTGGCCGGAGCGGTGACCGGCAGCGAACAAGATGCGGATCGTGATCCACGAGTACGCTTTATCGGCTTCCCCAAACAAGAATGCATCAATGTGCATCGTCGAGAGCAGCCGATTGATTTGGCAATCTATCAGCGCGAGCTAGAAGAGATATCTAAGCAGTGCGGCAATCGCATTGCTTGCTTGATTACCGAGCCGTATCTGGGTGGAGGTGGTTCGTTTCACCCGCAACCTGAATACTTGCAATTGCTGGAGCACTTCTGTCGCCAACACCAAGCCCTGCTGATACTGGATGAAATCCAAGCCAACTTTGGTCGCACGGGACCGATGTACGCGTACACGCGCTATGGCATCCAGCCGGATATCGTTTGCTTGGGCAAGGGTTTGGGAAATGGTATTCCAGTTAGCGCAGCCGTTGGCCGGTCCGACGTTTTTGCGGCGTTGGCTTATGGCGAAGGTTCAGACACTTGGAGCGCCAATCCATTGGCCAGCGCCGGCGTGCTGGCGACGCTGGATGAGTTTGAAGCGACCGACGTACTGCAGCACGCCAGCCAATTGTCCGAAGTCATTCGTCAAGGATTATTGCGACTCCAAGACACCGGGCTAATCGCGCATGTGCGCGGGGAAGGTTGTGTGTGGGGAATCGAGTGTCAAGCAGCAGGCGGACGATCCGCCCAGCAAGTGGCTGTGGAAATTGTTCATGCCTGTTATTTAGGTGGCGCCGACGGATTGGCCATTCATTTGCTCGGCCCGCTGGCAGGCACAGTGATTCGCATCAGTCCGCCACTGACCATGCCCTGCGACGAGGCCCAGCGGTACCTGGAGGCGATGTACAGGATCGTTAGCCAGAACCTACTGTAG
- a CDS encoding RidA family protein: MSPEMLARNLGIEFPEQKPGYLNMCIRSGNLLITSGHVSTLKGVLGQDMTVQQGYEAARDCAIKILQSVHYQHGTLDGLRVIKLLGCVYSAPTFTDQHLVINGASDLLHEIFGKDGDGYHARSALGFAALPTGAAVEVEAIFEIKNP, encoded by the coding sequence GTGAGTCCCGAGATGTTGGCACGCAATCTGGGCATTGAATTTCCTGAACAGAAGCCTGGCTATCTGAACATGTGCATCCGGTCCGGCAATTTGCTGATAACCTCCGGTCATGTCAGCACGCTTAAAGGCGTTCTTGGACAAGACATGACTGTCCAGCAAGGCTACGAAGCCGCTAGAGATTGCGCCATTAAGATTCTTCAGTCCGTGCATTACCAACATGGAACACTCGATGGCCTACGAGTCATCAAGCTGCTAGGCTGTGTGTACTCGGCACCGACCTTTACCGATCAGCATCTGGTCATCAACGGAGCATCGGACCTGTTGCATGAAATTTTTGGCAAGGACGGTGATGGCTATCACGCTCGCAGTGCACTGGGATTTGCCGCTCTACCAACTGGTGCGGCGGTAGAGGTGGAAGCGATTTTCGAAATCAAGAATCCGTAA
- a CDS encoding Gfo/Idh/MocA family oxidoreductase: MTAKRRLTTRRQFVQTAAATGLVSSAPWILPKLCAAQAPSDRLGVACIGVGGRGSGIGAEAADLGQIIACCDVSASNAHNFADGQAKKERQCKVYNDYREMLEQEPGIDLVTIGTPDHWHVKIAIDAMKAGKHVYCEKPLTLTLEEGQLVQQAVQKYGRIFQVGTQQRTEHEGRFIKAVAIARSGRLGSKLEAVSSVGKSSSRSPDKNKPFGPFENSPPPEGFDWDLWLGPAPRVDFCPERVGWNFRWWFEYSGGQVTDWGVHHTDIAFWALAGDEGQAVEAEGTGEFMGTERQQSLDFLLGKIAPDQMPVAFNVAHSFDVDVTLSTGNKIKVLSGTNELVITGELGKIRVNRGSLTGTPVEEVDADPQAKREIEEAMVQIYGGEIPRSHMVNFFDSIRSGRQPVANVREHVRAVNATHLANVALLTGRKVQFDPAAINFPGDAEANQLVRRTRRAGFEIEI; this comes from the coding sequence ATGACCGCCAAGCGTCGCCTGACCACTCGCCGTCAATTTGTTCAAACCGCTGCTGCAACCGGGTTGGTTAGCAGCGCACCCTGGATACTGCCCAAACTTTGTGCGGCTCAAGCACCGAGCGATCGACTAGGCGTGGCGTGCATCGGCGTGGGCGGCCGTGGTTCCGGAATTGGAGCAGAAGCCGCCGACTTGGGGCAAATCATCGCCTGTTGTGACGTCAGCGCATCCAACGCTCATAACTTTGCCGACGGCCAGGCAAAAAAGGAACGGCAGTGCAAGGTCTACAACGACTATCGCGAAATGTTGGAGCAGGAACCGGGTATCGACTTGGTCACCATCGGCACGCCCGACCATTGGCATGTGAAGATCGCCATCGACGCCATGAAGGCTGGTAAACACGTTTATTGCGAGAAGCCGCTGACGTTGACGCTTGAGGAAGGACAATTGGTCCAACAAGCGGTACAGAAGTATGGCAGAATATTCCAGGTTGGAACCCAGCAGCGCACCGAGCACGAAGGACGATTTATCAAAGCAGTCGCGATCGCTCGCAGTGGTCGCTTGGGCAGTAAGCTGGAAGCGGTCAGTTCGGTGGGTAAGTCATCCTCTCGCAGTCCAGACAAGAACAAGCCCTTTGGGCCGTTCGAAAATTCGCCTCCTCCGGAAGGCTTTGATTGGGATTTGTGGTTGGGCCCAGCACCCAGAGTCGATTTTTGTCCTGAGCGCGTCGGCTGGAATTTCCGCTGGTGGTTCGAGTATTCTGGTGGGCAAGTGACCGACTGGGGCGTGCATCACACCGACATCGCTTTTTGGGCTTTGGCTGGCGACGAGGGACAGGCAGTCGAAGCTGAGGGAACAGGCGAGTTCATGGGTACAGAGCGTCAGCAGTCGCTCGATTTTCTACTTGGCAAGATTGCGCCCGATCAGATGCCAGTGGCTTTCAATGTGGCTCACTCGTTCGATGTCGACGTCACGTTATCCACGGGCAATAAGATCAAGGTGCTCAGCGGAACCAACGAACTAGTGATCACCGGGGAACTTGGCAAGATTCGCGTCAATCGCGGGTCGCTGACGGGTACTCCGGTCGAAGAGGTCGATGCAGACCCGCAAGCCAAACGCGAAATCGAAGAGGCGATGGTGCAAATCTACGGCGGCGAAATTCCCAGGAGCCACATGGTAAATTTCTTCGATAGCATCCGCAGCGGTCGCCAGCCTGTAGCCAATGTCCGTGAACACGTGCGCGCCGTTAACGCAACGCACCTGGCCAATGTTGCGCTGCTGACCGGACGCAAAGTGCAATTTGATCCGGCTGCAATCAACTTTCCCGGTGATGCGGAGGCTAATCAGTTAGTTCGTCGCACGCGGCGAGCCGGTTTCGAGATTGAGATTTAG
- a CDS encoding tetratricopeptide repeat protein encodes MPLAVAQSELALADEVYAGGDLGAYKRSAGMYAKISDGTPKDYEAAWKAARAYRQYASYSKEQDVDDWETICREYGKQGMKYGERAIANNPKGVEGYFWYGCAVGNYSDGVSIATALSEGLKGKTQANLEKAYEIDKTYRDGGPIKAIGRFWYVLPWPLTDKKRSLEYLREMQQLYPDDPEGQVFLGELLIDMKEKAEAKKLLEKAARSENSYYANEAKRLLAKVN; translated from the coding sequence ATGCCACTGGCAGTGGCGCAAAGTGAACTGGCACTGGCAGATGAAGTTTACGCTGGTGGCGACCTCGGTGCTTACAAACGCTCCGCCGGTATGTACGCCAAGATTTCTGACGGGACACCCAAGGATTATGAGGCTGCCTGGAAGGCAGCTCGCGCTTATCGCCAGTACGCCAGTTACTCCAAGGAGCAAGACGTTGACGATTGGGAGACGATTTGTCGCGAGTACGGCAAACAAGGCATGAAATATGGCGAGCGTGCCATCGCCAATAATCCGAAAGGTGTCGAAGGATATTTTTGGTACGGATGTGCCGTTGGAAACTATTCAGACGGTGTCAGCATTGCGACGGCACTTAGCGAAGGGCTAAAGGGCAAAACTCAGGCCAATCTCGAAAAGGCGTACGAGATCGACAAGACGTATCGAGATGGCGGTCCCATCAAGGCCATTGGTCGATTCTGGTATGTATTGCCTTGGCCCTTGACCGACAAGAAGCGTTCCCTTGAGTATCTGCGCGAGATGCAACAACTGTATCCTGACGATCCAGAGGGGCAAGTGTTTTTGGGAGAACTTCTGATCGACATGAAGGAAAAAGCGGAAGCCAAAAAACTTCTAGAGAAAGCCGCCAGGTCGGAAAACAGCTACTATGCGAATGAGGCCAAGCGTTTGTTAGCCAAAGTGAATTAG
- a CDS encoding ABC transporter ATP-binding protein, which produces MNSAAGQSPLKIVADETTPWYRSPSQPSYPANLRVVDACLLEARQVSKTYRKGRHEVPVLIDCDFQAAAGKVTAILGQSGSGKSTLLHLLGTLDPPDQGEILFDGQRIDNLPRRHRDHFRNTKLGMIFQFYHLLPEITALQNVLMPLMIRSGVFSYLRHRREIIDRAKELLVRVGLEHRMHHKPRELSGGEMQRAAIARALVTQPQLLLADEPTGNLDRKTGGAILDLILELNQQDGLTIVMVTHDESIARTCDRTIRLQDGRIEGA; this is translated from the coding sequence ATGAATAGTGCTGCCGGCCAATCGCCGCTAAAAATCGTCGCCGACGAAACCACACCGTGGTATCGCAGTCCTTCGCAACCGTCCTATCCGGCCAATCTGCGCGTCGTCGATGCGTGTCTGCTAGAGGCGCGCCAAGTCAGCAAGACCTATCGCAAGGGTCGCCATGAAGTACCGGTCTTGATCGACTGCGACTTTCAGGCCGCTGCCGGCAAGGTAACCGCCATACTTGGGCAAAGCGGCTCCGGCAAAAGCACCTTGCTCCACCTGCTGGGTACTTTGGACCCACCCGACCAAGGCGAAATTCTCTTTGACGGTCAGCGAATTGATAATTTGCCGCGCCGCCATCGCGATCATTTTCGCAATACTAAGCTGGGCATGATTTTTCAGTTTTATCATCTGCTACCCGAAATTACGGCCCTGCAAAACGTGCTCATGCCGTTGATGATTCGCAGTGGCGTATTTTCCTACTTGCGACATCGCCGCGAGATCATTGATCGAGCCAAAGAGCTGTTGGTGCGCGTTGGCCTGGAGCATCGAATGCACCACAAGCCACGTGAACTGTCCGGTGGCGAAATGCAACGCGCAGCCATCGCTCGGGCGTTGGTGACTCAACCTCAACTGCTGCTGGCCGACGAGCCGACCGGGAATCTGGATCGCAAGACGGGTGGCGCCATTCTGGATTTAATTCTGGAGCTGAACCAGCAGGACGGCCTGACCATTGTGATGGTCACTCACGACGAGTCGATCGCGCGCACCTGCGATCGCACCATCCGCCTCCAGGACGGCCGCATCGAAGGCGCTTGA
- a CDS encoding 23S rRNA (adenine(2503)-C(2))-methyltransferase RlmN, with protein sequence MSSHPVQIQKPERPSLHQPEAVEQFRRDLRLDPERVRKFRYLLYQQHRPLDQALDAFGQPARSVAQETFDTQVLKVVQRLDSSVDPSVKLILETHDGHRLETVLIRSGPSRAAVCVSTQVGCQAGCPFCATARMGLRRNLTASEIAQQVLLAAQITRADNRRLRNIVFMGMGEPLHNEAELYESIHWFTNPRIFNLPPRRLSVSTVGVPDAMRRLIDTFPGIQMAFSLHSARPELRAKLVPWSRRYSWQETQEALRYVASRPKLHRHQGPVMIEHILIEGLNDSDADADALIEYLDGMYVMINLIPYNPTDFVQNWQPTSRDRRGEIAKRLREAGFFTTIRYSMGSDVQAACGQLVQKSSL encoded by the coding sequence ATGTCTTCACATCCAGTTCAAATTCAAAAACCAGAGCGTCCCAGTCTGCATCAGCCAGAGGCCGTCGAGCAATTTCGGCGTGACCTGCGACTGGATCCCGAACGCGTCCGCAAGTTTCGCTACCTACTGTACCAGCAGCATCGGCCACTGGACCAGGCGCTGGATGCCTTTGGCCAGCCGGCCCGAAGCGTAGCACAGGAGACATTTGACACGCAAGTATTGAAGGTTGTCCAACGATTGGACTCCAGCGTCGATCCATCGGTCAAGCTGATTCTGGAAACGCATGACGGGCACCGCTTGGAAACTGTTCTGATTCGATCGGGACCATCGCGTGCAGCGGTCTGCGTGTCCACGCAAGTTGGCTGTCAAGCCGGCTGCCCCTTTTGCGCAACAGCCAGAATGGGATTGCGCCGCAATTTGACCGCCTCGGAAATTGCTCAGCAGGTTTTGTTGGCAGCACAGATTACCCGCGCCGATAACCGAAGATTACGAAACATCGTCTTCATGGGCATGGGGGAACCGCTGCACAATGAAGCCGAGCTGTACGAGTCGATTCACTGGTTTACCAATCCGCGCATCTTCAATTTACCGCCGCGCAGACTGAGTGTCTCCACTGTCGGTGTACCAGACGCCATGCGACGGCTGATCGATACGTTCCCTGGAATTCAAATGGCCTTCAGTCTACACAGCGCCCGGCCTGAGCTGCGCGCCAAACTAGTACCTTGGTCGCGACGCTACTCGTGGCAAGAAACACAGGAGGCCTTGCGCTATGTTGCTAGTCGGCCCAAGCTACATCGACATCAAGGTCCAGTGATGATCGAGCACATTCTGATCGAGGGTCTGAACGACAGCGATGCCGACGCCGACGCTCTCATTGAATACCTGGACGGTATGTACGTGATGATCAATTTGATTCCTTACAATCCAACCGATTTTGTCCAGAATTGGCAGCCCACATCCCGCGACCGGCGAGGCGAAATTGCCAAACGACTGCGCGAAGCTGGCTTCTTCACGACCATCCGCTATTCGATGGGCTCGGACGTCCAAGCCGCCTGTGGACAACTGGTCCAAAAGTCGTCGTTATAG
- a CDS encoding Gfo/Idh/MocA family oxidoreductase, producing the protein MKKPASSPALTNSPAPHRLRAGMVGMGMIFEETYRPFFEKVRRDALYDRRFGVCEIELAAVASRTGTRAETYRQSAGQRIGDFTSWSGERAIEQLLSSEVDFVCIATPDDRHFQAALAALEAGKHVLIEKPSVLSLAELDRLTELARQRGVLAKVVYHKLLDPDHKKLRTLVVDGLLRHVNHGYCSLLEPKVISGSQFAEWITGRNPGTYVAVHYVKLIDFTFGGRLRHVLCSGQRGLVGPADGSTWDSTQLRLIYQYSDGRQAAFDIHTSWVTPDNFPGYVEQEVQFRFDNGVWNGHSRKRGVECTIEGRTPLETKITMNNHYNAEVLEPYGIRAQRGYGIETIERFAREVALVEFGGAQTERGDRLAQVQALDYNDLSADRQIVAAVQALEAILKRQVQGVANCVVDINAPEGGVVLREPSGSSHVLYQPAV; encoded by the coding sequence ATGAAAAAACCAGCCTCAAGCCCCGCTTTGACGAACTCGCCGGCCCCCCATCGCCTCCGCGCCGGCATGGTGGGAATGGGAATGATCTTTGAAGAAACCTATCGTCCTTTCTTCGAGAAGGTTCGTCGCGATGCGCTATATGACCGAAGATTCGGCGTGTGCGAGATCGAACTGGCCGCAGTTGCCAGCCGCACGGGAACACGCGCCGAGACGTATCGTCAGTCGGCAGGCCAGCGAATCGGTGATTTTACGAGCTGGTCTGGCGAGCGGGCTATCGAGCAGCTGCTGAGCAGCGAGGTGGATTTTGTCTGCATCGCCACGCCGGACGATCGGCACTTTCAGGCTGCACTGGCCGCACTGGAGGCCGGTAAGCATGTGCTAATCGAAAAGCCTTCGGTGCTATCGCTGGCCGAGTTAGATCGCTTGACCGAGTTGGCTCGTCAGCGCGGTGTCCTGGCGAAAGTTGTCTACCATAAGCTGTTAGATCCAGATCACAAGAAACTGCGTACGTTGGTTGTGGACGGGTTATTGCGGCATGTCAACCACGGCTACTGTTCGCTGCTGGAGCCCAAAGTGATTTCAGGCTCGCAATTCGCTGAGTGGATCACGGGCCGCAATCCTGGAACGTATGTGGCGGTGCACTATGTCAAGCTGATCGACTTTACTTTTGGTGGGCGGCTGCGGCATGTTCTGTGCTCGGGCCAACGAGGCTTGGTCGGCCCCGCCGATGGCTCGACCTGGGATTCGACCCAATTGCGTTTGATTTACCAGTACTCCGACGGCCGTCAGGCGGCATTTGATATCCACACCAGTTGGGTGACGCCCGACAATTTTCCTGGCTATGTGGAGCAGGAAGTGCAGTTTCGCTTCGACAATGGGGTCTGGAACGGGCACAGCCGCAAGCGAGGCGTCGAGTGTACGATCGAGGGCCGCACGCCACTGGAAACCAAGATCACGATGAACAATCACTACAACGCAGAAGTCCTCGAGCCGTATGGGATACGAGCACAGCGCGGCTATGGCATCGAAACCATCGAAAGGTTTGCCAGAGAAGTTGCTCTAGTTGAATTTGGCGGCGCACAAACAGAACGCGGTGATCGCTTAGCCCAGGTCCAGGCGCTCGATTACAATGACCTGTCGGCTGATCGCCAGATAGTTGCGGCTGTGCAAGCACTGGAAGCGATTCTGAAGCGCCAGGTCCAGGGAGTCGCAAATTGTGTGGTCGATATCAACGCGCCCGAGGGTGGTGTCGTTCTGCGTGAGCCTAGTGGATCAAGTCATGTGTTGTACCAGCCTGCGGTGTAA
- a CDS encoding FtsX-like permease family protein: MYRWLLCWRYLRTRFIALASVISVTLGVATLLIVNAVMDGFVTEMQDRIHGILSDVVIESHSASGMPNHEQLQSRIRQIVGDQIEGMTTVVHVPAMVCIDHRGESITRQINLIGIDTQTYSKVSDFSKYLLHPENCRLLSFGLRESGYAPDRQGFPDSGWQHRRQVAAGRKRIAQLQAEIEQQRQQRIQLLQQHIDSQPLIGPGEGSLATDESDGDSRQSSESQIPLLTTDATVDSPPVASSLLSGPGLDAVDTRPEDVGKLFDPEVDQHTGIVMGISIGATRYRDQYDEVHDYYYVQPGDDVKVTFPSAGTSPRAIEQRFTVVDFYESKMSEYDSTFAFVPLDQLQQFRGMSADAVSSIQLKLKPGADLEAVRDRLRAQFPLEMMIQVNSWRDLQGPLLAATQMEITLLNILLFLIIAVAGFGILAIFFMIVVEKTKDIGILKSLGASGRGVASIFLGYGLLLGLVGAGAGAVAGLLFVDNIDGVAEMTELITGREVFDPTIYYFQSIPTIVRPVMVICVVAGAISIAVLASVLPALRAARMHPVEALRYE; encoded by the coding sequence ATGTATCGATGGCTGTTATGTTGGCGATATCTGCGCACACGGTTCATTGCGTTGGCAAGCGTAATCAGTGTGACGCTGGGAGTTGCCACGTTGCTCATCGTCAATGCAGTGATGGACGGCTTTGTGACCGAAATGCAGGATCGCATACATGGCATTCTGTCGGATGTGGTCATTGAGAGTCACAGCGCCAGTGGCATGCCCAATCACGAACAACTGCAGAGCCGCATCCGGCAAATCGTGGGCGATCAAATCGAAGGTATGACCACCGTTGTTCACGTGCCGGCCATGGTCTGTATTGATCATCGTGGTGAATCGATCACCCGACAAATCAACTTGATTGGCATCGACACCCAGACGTATTCCAAGGTCAGCGACTTCAGCAAGTACCTGTTGCATCCCGAGAACTGCCGATTACTTTCCTTCGGACTGCGTGAGTCCGGTTACGCACCCGATCGACAAGGCTTCCCTGACTCCGGTTGGCAGCATCGTCGGCAAGTTGCGGCCGGGCGCAAGCGGATCGCTCAGCTACAAGCCGAAATCGAACAACAGCGTCAACAACGAATTCAACTCTTGCAGCAGCATATCGATAGCCAACCCTTGATTGGACCTGGCGAAGGGTCACTGGCCACCGACGAAAGTGACGGCGACTCACGGCAGTCGTCCGAAAGTCAAATACCGCTACTCACCACCGATGCCACTGTAGATTCTCCGCCAGTCGCGTCGTCACTCTTGTCCGGCCCTGGGCTAGATGCTGTGGACACACGTCCCGAAGATGTTGGCAAATTGTTTGATCCTGAAGTGGATCAGCATACCGGCATCGTGATGGGGATAAGCATCGGGGCAACTCGTTATCGAGATCAATACGACGAAGTGCACGACTATTACTATGTGCAGCCCGGAGACGATGTCAAAGTCACCTTTCCATCGGCGGGCACCAGCCCACGAGCCATCGAGCAGCGTTTTACGGTAGTCGATTTCTACGAAAGCAAAATGAGCGAATACGATTCGACCTTCGCCTTTGTGCCCCTGGATCAATTGCAGCAATTCCGAGGCATGTCAGCTGATGCCGTCAGCAGTATTCAACTCAAACTCAAACCGGGTGCAGACCTGGAAGCGGTTCGAGATCGACTGCGAGCCCAGTTTCCGCTGGAGATGATGATCCAAGTCAATTCTTGGCGAGATCTGCAGGGCCCGCTGCTAGCCGCGACGCAGATGGAGATCACCTTGTTGAACATCCTGCTGTTCCTGATTATCGCTGTGGCAGGTTTCGGCATTCTGGCCATTTTCTTTATGATCGTGGTCGAGAAGACCAAAGATATCGGCATCTTGAAGTCCCTGGGAGCCAGCGGTCGGGGTGTCGCGTCGATCTTTCTGGGTTATGGCCTGCTGCTGGGGTTGGTAGGCGCCGGAGCTGGGGCTGTGGCCGGGTTATTGTTTGTTGATAACATCGATGGCGTGGCCGAGATGACCGAGTTGATAACCGGCCGCGAAGTTTTTGATCCTACGATCTATTACTTCCAGTCGATACCCACGATCGTCCGTCCTGTCATGGTAATCTGTGTGGTGGCGGGAGCGATTTCCATAGCCGTCTTGGCAAGTGTTTTACCGGCGTTACGCGCCGCACGCATGCATCCTGTGGAGGCACTTCGTTATGAATAG
- a CDS encoding response regulator transcription factor — MTISLIVADDHHIVRIGIRNLLADSGVEVIEEAATGDELLAKLAQRQPNVVLLDVRLPGGDGLHFLGRIKISHPTLPVILFSTYDNPTYIARAVALGASGYVLKSEPRERLLEAIQTALRGELAWTREELRRVTGALATPRVVSDIEVPLTQRESEVLEQLASGLTNKEIAQSLGISYETVKEHVQHILRKIGVSDRTQAAVWAVRKGLI, encoded by the coding sequence ATGACCATTTCATTGATCGTCGCCGACGACCACCACATCGTCCGCATCGGAATCCGTAATTTGCTGGCGGACAGCGGTGTAGAGGTAATTGAAGAGGCGGCAACGGGCGACGAGTTGCTGGCGAAACTTGCGCAGCGGCAACCGAATGTTGTGCTGTTGGATGTACGCTTGCCGGGCGGCGATGGGCTGCATTTCCTTGGTCGAATTAAGATTTCCCACCCAACCTTGCCGGTAATACTCTTCTCCACTTATGACAATCCGACCTACATCGCCCGGGCGGTCGCGCTGGGGGCATCGGGTTACGTTTTGAAGAGTGAACCTCGCGAACGTCTATTAGAAGCAATCCAAACCGCGTTGCGTGGCGAATTGGCCTGGACACGCGAAGAGTTGCGACGCGTGACTGGAGCGTTGGCCACGCCGCGGGTCGTCTCAGACATCGAAGTCCCCCTGACACAGCGCGAAAGCGAGGTGTTAGAGCAACTGGCTAGTGGGCTCACAAACAAAGAAATTGCTCAGTCGCTTGGAATCAGCTACGAAACCGTGAAGGAACACGTTCAGCATATTCTGCGAAAGATCGGCGTTTCTGATCGAACTCAAGCTGCTGTGTGGGCAGTGCGCAAAGGATTGATATAA
- a CDS encoding acyl-CoA/acyl-ACP dehydrogenase has translation MLDDTRFSVEQLAKSPGIADRLLPVCQALSERADEVDRGGGWPSESLECCAAAGVYRWFLPPQYDGWGWNQAQILAGLLGLSQSCLTTTFIVTQWHAACRRIQSSTNSALRDRVLPQMANGQLFATVGISHLTTSRQHVSTPVLRATTAGEGYQLDGFSPWVTGASAAHLLVLGATLPDGQQILAAVPRQATGVTCHPGQSLLALSATCTDRVEVAGVTIRNEDIVAGPAQQVMQVNTGGEGGAGGLHTSILAIGLSMRAVEFLQHEARQRPALRAVADKLASDVSRLHRVLQAMSAGQAVMTATGLRQQANSLVLRTTQAALQAAKGAGFVQGHPAGRWAREALFFLVWSCPQTVVDANLCELAGLDSLG, from the coding sequence GTGCTGGACGATACGAGATTCTCAGTAGAGCAGCTCGCCAAGTCACCAGGTATTGCCGATCGGTTGTTGCCTGTGTGCCAGGCGCTCAGCGAGCGTGCCGATGAAGTTGATCGCGGTGGTGGTTGGCCATCCGAGTCGTTGGAGTGCTGCGCTGCTGCTGGCGTCTATCGTTGGTTTCTGCCGCCCCAGTATGATGGCTGGGGATGGAACCAGGCGCAAATTCTGGCGGGCCTCTTGGGGTTAAGTCAAAGCTGTCTGACCACAACATTTATAGTTACACAGTGGCACGCCGCTTGCCGCCGCATCCAATCAAGTACCAATTCGGCGCTGCGAGATCGAGTGCTGCCACAGATGGCCAATGGCCAGCTGTTCGCAACCGTAGGCATCAGCCATCTGACCACCAGTCGTCAGCATGTGTCTACACCTGTCCTGCGAGCCACCACGGCAGGTGAAGGCTATCAGCTAGATGGCTTTTCGCCTTGGGTCACCGGAGCTAGCGCAGCGCATTTGCTGGTGCTAGGTGCCACACTGCCCGATGGACAACAGATTTTGGCTGCAGTACCACGCCAGGCAACGGGAGTCACCTGCCATCCCGGCCAGAGTTTACTGGCGCTCAGTGCGACCTGCACTGACCGCGTGGAAGTGGCCGGTGTCACGATTCGAAACGAGGACATTGTGGCCGGTCCCGCTCAACAGGTCATGCAAGTGAACACCGGTGGCGAGGGAGGAGCCGGCGGTTTGCACACCTCAATTCTGGCCATTGGCCTTTCGATGCGAGCCGTCGAGTTCTTGCAACACGAAGCGCGTCAGCGTCCCGCGCTTCGAGCTGTGGCCGACAAGTTGGCCAGCGACGTCTCACGCTTGCACCGAGTTCTTCAAGCTATGTCGGCTGGCCAAGCTGTGATGACTGCCACCGGACTTCGTCAACAGGCAAACTCGCTGGTACTGCGAACCACCCAAGCCGCCTTGCAAGCCGCCAAAGGCGCTGGATTCGTTCAAGGACATCCCGCCGGACGCTGGGCGCGAGAAGCGCTGTTCTTCCTGGTGTGGAGTTGCCCACAAACCGTCGTAGACGCTAACTTATGCGAATTAGCTGGGTTGGATTCACTAGGCTAG